The following proteins are encoded in a genomic region of Aliiroseovarius sp. F47248L:
- a CDS encoding ABC transporter permease subunit, whose translation MTHITNVETAVESTEVIKGRSLWQDARARFFRNKAAVVSMIILILVSLFALFGGMLTPWSNEEIDWNLMGDVRTLGGPSFETKHYFGLDPLGRDLFARVVQGTQISLMIGIVGALISVVVGTLYGATAGFIGGRLDNIMMRIVDILMAIPYMFVLILLLVVFGRSIFMLFVGIGLISWLDMARIARGQTLSIKNKEFVEAAIATGVSTPKIIIRHIVPNLLGVVIVYATLLVPSMIMFESFISFLGLGVQEPLTSWGALINEGAGQMRYGTLWMLGFPLFFFLISLFAFFFFGDGLRDALDPKDR comes from the coding sequence ATGACACATATAACAAACGTAGAAACCGCCGTGGAATCGACCGAAGTGATCAAAGGCCGTTCTTTGTGGCAAGATGCGCGGGCACGGTTCTTTCGCAATAAAGCAGCGGTCGTTTCGATGATCATTCTGATCCTTGTTTCGCTGTTTGCTCTGTTTGGCGGGATGCTGACCCCCTGGTCAAATGAAGAGATTGACTGGAACCTGATGGGCGATGTGCGCACTCTTGGCGGGCCATCCTTTGAGACGAAACACTATTTCGGGCTGGATCCACTGGGGCGCGATCTATTTGCGCGCGTCGTGCAGGGCACGCAGATTTCGTTGATGATCGGCATAGTTGGTGCGCTGATCTCGGTCGTCGTGGGCACGCTTTACGGCGCAACGGCGGGCTTTATTGGCGGGCGGCTGGACAACATCATGATGCGGATCGTCGATATCCTGATGGCGATCCCCTATATGTTCGTTCTGATCCTGCTTCTGGTGGTATTCGGGCGGTCGATCTTTATGCTGTTCGTCGGCATCGGGTTGATTTCATGGCTGGACATGGCGCGGATCGCGCGGGGACAAACCCTGTCGATCAAGAACAAGGAATTTGTCGAGGCAGCGATCGCCACGGGTGTTTCGACCCCCAAGATCATCATCCGCCACATCGTTCCGAACCTGCTGGGCGTGGTCATTGTTTATGCGACGCTTCTGGTGCCGTCGATGATCATGTTCGAAAGCTTCATCTCGTTCCTTGGGCTGGGCGTTCAAGAGCCGCTGACCAGTTGGGGTGCGTTGATCAATGAAGGCGCTGGGCAGATGCGCTATGGCACCTTGTGGATGCTGGGATTCCCGCTGTTCTTCTTCCTGATCTCACTGTTTGCGTTCTTTTTCTTTGGTGACGGCCTGCGCGATGCGCTGGACCCGAAAGACAGGTAG
- the deoC gene encoding deoxyribose-phosphate aldolase, which produces MQSEQTSARTSQRDRDTAQLPQVTHSRNPGMDLDMNWVRAVQANTSAIERRCASLPGRRSVKKEHQAAWLLKAITMIDLTTLSGDDTPGRVHRLCAKAAHPVRPEIMDALGVDDITTGAVCVYHDMIPTAADTLKHLGVTLPIAAVSTGFPAGLSPYHLRVEEIRESVRAGASEIDIVISRHHVLTGNWQALYDEMRDFREACGEAHVKAILATGELGSLRNVARASLVCMMAGADFIKTSTGKESVNATLPVSLVMIRAIRDYYEATGYRVGYKPAGGISKAKDAITYLALIKEELGDDWLTPDLFRFGASSLLGDIERQLEHHVTGHYSATYRHPMG; this is translated from the coding sequence GTGCAAAGCGAACAGACATCAGCCCGCACCTCGCAAAGGGATCGGGACACGGCGCAGTTGCCTCAAGTGACCCATTCCCGCAATCCGGGCATGGACCTGGACATGAACTGGGTGCGCGCCGTGCAGGCCAACACATCCGCGATCGAACGCCGTTGTGCGTCCCTTCCTGGGCGACGGAGTGTGAAGAAAGAACATCAGGCAGCGTGGCTGTTGAAGGCCATAACGATGATCGACCTGACGACTCTTTCAGGCGACGACACGCCGGGGCGCGTGCACCGACTGTGCGCCAAGGCCGCCCACCCGGTGCGCCCGGAAATCATGGATGCACTCGGCGTTGACGACATCACAACCGGGGCGGTTTGTGTCTATCACGACATGATCCCGACTGCGGCGGATACACTGAAACATTTGGGCGTCACACTGCCCATCGCCGCTGTTTCGACCGGATTCCCTGCAGGTCTTAGCCCTTATCACCTGCGGGTCGAAGAAATCCGCGAAAGCGTGCGCGCTGGCGCCTCAGAAATCGACATCGTTATCTCGCGCCATCACGTTCTAACCGGCAACTGGCAAGCGCTGTATGACGAGATGCGAGATTTCCGTGAAGCGTGCGGCGAGGCGCATGTGAAAGCCATCCTTGCGACCGGTGAACTGGGCAGCTTGCGTAACGTCGCCCGTGCTTCGCTGGTCTGCATGATGGCTGGGGCCGATTTCATCAAGACCTCGACCGGCAAGGAAAGCGTGAACGCCACCCTGCCCGTTAGCCTCGTCATGATACGGGCAATTCGCGACTACTACGAGGCAACGGGATACCGTGTCGGCTACAAACCCGCCGGCGGTATTTCCAAGGCCAAGGATGCGATCACCTATCTGGCCCTGATCAAGGAAGAACTGGGCGACGACTGGCTGACCCCTGACCTGTTCCGCTTCGGTGCCAGCTCGCTTCTGGGTGATATCGAGCGCCAGTTGGAACATCACGTGACCGGACATTACTCGGCCACCTACCGCCACCCAATGGGCTGA
- a CDS encoding DUF6638 family protein, giving the protein MKRLIQRGLMFGNLIRVDSPALIERYNRALHGLAGKRTGLTEFHIDISGYSPEIGEELDDPLYVNPNGCNRQFIILTVDQKTAPLLNAMFSTSRGILRRFITDNEAKLFALTAHDAVAGELMNSVYDISNPARLFDIRKITVEADTTQSHVKNARLLADKINKFQSEENAWFDDDLIAEMIELARETGDVTKVPVDLGVQEYEQGNFWTAHFGGLYIFRDVENPAVIVSGDKTRLTLPPSVKVLDTGEANRLAGFLSRNDLVEPVVQERGDGGAAILRQKMEFILVDAATSAGLDLGDMSSRTLRHVAQRMGAHLPEAFRGLAAMVRWAEAGGGWPRIDSRHPAYFYTLRARPDHPDRDLINRLLSELAPMDFRQLFICHKELFYASYATWPDEKREFVAEFLHRDYMANKAGAREALFGGRKKPLQVPRTTRAQTRDEIIEIVGPWGAVSRR; this is encoded by the coding sequence ATGAAACGCCTCATCCAACGCGGTCTCATGTTTGGTAACTTGATCCGGGTCGACAGCCCGGCGCTGATTGAGCGGTATAACCGTGCGCTGCACGGGCTGGCGGGCAAGCGCACGGGGCTGACCGAATTTCACATCGACATCTCTGGCTACTCGCCCGAGATCGGCGAGGAGCTGGACGATCCGCTCTACGTCAACCCCAATGGCTGCAACCGGCAATTCATCATTCTGACGGTCGACCAGAAGACCGCGCCGCTGCTGAACGCCATGTTCTCGACCTCGCGTGGGATCTTGCGCCGGTTCATCACGGACAATGAAGCGAAGCTGTTTGCCCTCACGGCCCATGACGCGGTGGCAGGCGAGTTGATGAACTCGGTCTATGACATCTCGAACCCCGCACGGCTGTTTGATATCCGCAAGATCACGGTCGAGGCCGATACGACCCAAAGCCATGTGAAGAACGCCCGCCTTCTGGCCGACAAGATCAACAAGTTTCAAAGCGAAGAGAACGCGTGGTTCGACGACGACCTGATCGCCGAAATGATCGAGCTTGCCCGCGAAACCGGTGACGTGACCAAGGTTCCCGTCGATCTGGGCGTGCAGGAATACGAACAGGGCAATTTCTGGACGGCGCATTTCGGCGGGCTTTACATTTTCCGCGACGTGGAAAACCCCGCGGTGATCGTGTCAGGCGACAAGACGCGGCTGACACTGCCACCATCGGTCAAGGTACTGGACACGGGCGAGGCGAACCGGCTGGCGGGTTTCCTCAGCCGAAATGACCTTGTCGAACCTGTCGTGCAGGAACGAGGCGACGGTGGCGCGGCAATCCTGCGCCAGAAGATGGAGTTCATTCTGGTAGATGCAGCCACCAGTGCGGGGCTCGATCTGGGCGATATGTCTTCGCGCACATTACGTCACGTGGCACAGCGCATGGGCGCGCATCTACCCGAGGCGTTTCGTGGGCTGGCCGCCATGGTGCGCTGGGCCGAGGCAGGCGGCGGGTGGCCCCGGATCGACAGCCGACACCCGGCCTATTTCTATACCTTGCGCGCGCGTCCTGATCACCCGGACCGCGATTTGATCAACCGGCTGCTATCCGAACTGGCACCAATGGATTTCCGGCAACTTTTCATCTGCCACAAGGAGCTTTTCTATGCTTCTTACGCCACATGGCCTGACGAAAAGCGTGAATTTGTGGCAGAATTCCTGCATCGTGATTATATGGCAAACAAGGCCGGTGCGCGCGAGGCGCTGTTTGGTGGTCGTAAGAAACCGTTGCAAGTGCCGCGGACAACCCGCGCGCAGACACGTGACGAGATCATCGAGATTGTCGGCCCATGGGGCGCAGTAAGTAGGAGGTAA
- a CDS encoding peptide ABC transporter substrate-binding protein, which yields MNISIKAALLCSAFAIASPALAAGTHPDTGEALADSQTYTYRMLDDVKSFDPQINTDVEGSHILRDLFEGLVNSDPQGNSVPGAAESWEVSEDGLTYTFKLRDAKWSNGDPVTAGDFVYAWRRLADPATASEYAWYMELMGVENATKIVAGEMAPDTLGATAIDDKTLEVKIDAPRPYFPGMLTHASTFPVNQKVIEAHGNDWTKPGNLVGNGAYVLTDYVPGVKVTRERNDMYWNNDKTILETVVALVINDENIALTRYDAGEVDKTEVPAGQYPALKEKLPDETYSTPRSCSYIYMFNLRENGPEALKDVRVRKALSYALNRDVIVDSILKGGQYPSYNWTHQKTAGFEMPNIEYANWTQEERMAKAKELLEEAGYGPGGKPLELTLNYNTSEAHKKIAIAASQMWKQALGANITLANFEWKVHLDKLRNGDFGMARYAWCGDYNEPSTYTDLFTTTSGHNNGKYTNPKYDELAKAAKTSENPAEEYKQMEQLLADDMPIVPVYQYTNVIMVKPDLKGYPFEDLMNNIYSRRMYKVAE from the coding sequence ATGAACATTTCAATCAAAGCGGCCCTTCTGTGCTCGGCTTTTGCGATTGCAAGCCCGGCGCTTGCTGCGGGCACCCACCCCGACACGGGTGAAGCACTGGCAGATAGCCAAACCTATACCTATCGGATGCTCGACGATGTGAAGTCGTTCGACCCGCAAATCAACACGGACGTCGAAGGCTCGCACATTCTGCGCGACCTGTTCGAAGGCCTTGTGAACTCGGATCCTCAGGGCAACTCGGTTCCTGGCGCTGCGGAAAGCTGGGAAGTGTCCGAGGACGGCCTGACCTATACATTCAAGCTGCGTGACGCAAAGTGGTCAAACGGTGACCCCGTTACCGCCGGTGACTTTGTTTACGCGTGGCGCCGTCTGGCCGATCCGGCCACCGCATCGGAATACGCCTGGTACATGGAGCTGATGGGTGTCGAGAATGCCACCAAGATCGTTGCAGGCGAGATGGCCCCCGACACGTTGGGTGCCACCGCAATTGACGACAAGACGCTCGAGGTCAAGATCGATGCGCCGCGCCCCTATTTCCCCGGCATGCTGACTCACGCATCGACGTTTCCTGTGAACCAGAAAGTGATCGAAGCGCATGGCAACGATTGGACCAAACCCGGCAATCTTGTTGGGAACGGTGCTTATGTCCTGACCGACTATGTTCCTGGCGTCAAAGTGACGCGTGAGCGCAACGACATGTACTGGAACAACGACAAGACCATTCTTGAGACCGTCGTTGCACTGGTCATCAACGATGAAAATATCGCGCTGACCCGTTACGATGCAGGCGAAGTGGATAAGACCGAAGTTCCTGCAGGTCAGTATCCAGCTTTGAAGGAAAAGCTGCCGGACGAGACCTATTCGACGCCGCGTTCGTGCTCGTACATCTACATGTTCAACTTGCGTGAAAATGGTCCAGAGGCACTGAAGGATGTTCGCGTTCGTAAGGCCCTGTCATATGCGTTGAACCGTGACGTGATTGTCGACAGCATCCTGAAAGGCGGCCAGTATCCGTCGTACAACTGGACCCACCAGAAAACCGCCGGCTTCGAAATGCCGAACATCGAATACGCCAACTGGACCCAGGAAGAGCGTATGGCAAAAGCCAAAGAACTTCTGGAAGAAGCAGGTTATGGCCCCGGCGGCAAGCCGCTGGAACTGACGCTGAACTACAACACGTCGGAAGCACACAAAAAGATCGCGATTGCCGCGTCGCAGATGTGGAAGCAAGCCCTTGGTGCCAACATCACTCTGGCAAACTTCGAGTGGAAAGTGCACCTGGACAAGCTGCGCAACGGTGACTTCGGCATGGCGCGGTATGCCTGGTGTGGCGACTACAACGAGCCGTCGACCTATACCGACCTGTTCACCACGACTTCAGGGCACAACAACGGCAAGTACACCAACCCGAAATATGACGAGCTGGCGAAAGCTGCGAAAACCTCTGAAAACCCTGCTGAAGAATACAAGCAGATGGAGCAATTGCTGGCCGACGACATGCCGATCGTTCCGGTGTACCAGTACACCAACGTGATCATGGTCAAGCCGGACCTGAAGGGGTATCCGTTCGAGGACCTTATGAACAACATCTATTCCCGCCGGATGTACAAAGTGGCTGAATAA
- a CDS encoding aldehyde dehydrogenase family protein translates to MTVKEIFDTMDYGLAPESAKEALAWIAEHDGQFGLYIGGRMTAVGDTFDSKNPATGEVLAQVTQASPDDVDAAVTAARKAQRKWAALSGHERAKYLYALARLVQKHSRLFAVLETLDNGKPIRESRDIDIPLVARHFYYHAGMAQLQDAELPDREALGVCGQIIPWNFPLLMLSWKIAPAIAMGNTVVLKPAEYTSLTALLFAQICDEAGLPKGVVNIVTGDGRVGEAIVTHEEVDKIAFTGSTEVGRVIRRETAGSGKSLTLELGGKSPYIVFDDADLDSAVEGLVDAIWFNQGQVCCAGSRLIVQEGIADRFYTKLKARMDKLRMGDPLDKSIDVGAVVDPVQHAQITKLVEAGAGDGVLYQAPCPIPTAGCFYPPTLITGLSSASMLMQEEIFGPVLVATTFRTPAEAVEIANNTRYGLAATVWSENVNLTLDIAPKLAAGVVWVNGTNMFDAAAGFGGVRESGFGREGGWEGLQAYTKPRGKTLSLKPIAAFPAPKEAKVDALDRTAKFYIGGKQARPDGGYSKAVWSKQGDLLGHVGVANRKDIRNAFEAAHAATSWSKTTGHLRAQILYYIGENLSARAEEFAARIDAMMSGRNGAKEVGAAVSRLFTYAAWADKYDGAAKPVPMRGVALAMNEPVGVIGGFCPDDAPLLGFVSLMAPAIAMGNRVVLAASEPFPLAATDFYQVLDTSDVPAGVVNIVTGSHAELASPLAGHLGVDAVWAQSGADISAIVEGESAGNLKRSWVNNAKARDWFGAAGEGREFLTHATEVKTIWVPYGE, encoded by the coding sequence ATGACCGTAAAAGAGATCTTCGACACTATGGATTATGGCCTCGCCCCGGAAAGCGCGAAAGAGGCGTTGGCGTGGATTGCCGAACACGACGGCCAATTCGGTCTTTATATCGGCGGCAGGATGACCGCTGTCGGCGACACGTTTGACAGCAAGAACCCAGCTACGGGTGAGGTATTGGCTCAGGTTACGCAGGCCTCACCCGACGATGTGGACGCCGCCGTGACCGCAGCGCGAAAAGCGCAGCGTAAATGGGCGGCATTGTCCGGGCACGAACGCGCGAAATACCTCTATGCGCTCGCGCGACTGGTGCAAAAGCACTCGCGGCTGTTCGCGGTTCTGGAAACCCTCGACAACGGCAAGCCTATCCGCGAAAGCCGCGACATCGACATTCCGCTGGTCGCGCGGCATTTCTATTACCACGCAGGTATGGCGCAGTTGCAGGACGCCGAGCTTCCCGACCGCGAGGCATTGGGCGTCTGCGGTCAGATCATCCCCTGGAATTTCCCACTTCTGATGTTGTCATGGAAAATCGCGCCCGCGATTGCGATGGGGAACACGGTAGTCCTGAAACCCGCCGAATACACATCTCTGACCGCGCTTCTGTTCGCACAAATCTGCGACGAAGCAGGCTTGCCCAAGGGCGTCGTCAACATCGTGACCGGCGACGGGCGAGTAGGTGAGGCCATTGTGACTCATGAAGAGGTCGACAAGATCGCCTTCACCGGCTCGACCGAGGTTGGCCGCGTGATCCGTCGTGAAACGGCGGGGTCGGGCAAGTCTCTGACATTGGAACTTGGGGGCAAGTCCCCTTATATCGTATTTGACGACGCCGATCTGGATTCAGCGGTCGAAGGTCTGGTGGACGCAATCTGGTTCAATCAGGGTCAGGTCTGCTGTGCAGGCTCGCGCCTGATCGTGCAGGAAGGCATCGCCGACCGTTTCTATACCAAGCTGAAAGCCCGGATGGACAAGTTGCGCATGGGCGATCCGCTGGACAAATCCATTGACGTGGGCGCCGTGGTGGACCCTGTTCAGCACGCGCAAATCACGAAGCTGGTCGAGGCGGGCGCAGGCGACGGCGTACTTTACCAAGCCCCCTGCCCGATCCCCACGGCGGGTTGTTTCTATCCGCCCACCCTGATCACCGGCCTGTCGTCGGCGTCCATGCTGATGCAGGAAGAAATCTTCGGCCCGGTACTGGTCGCCACCACCTTCCGCACCCCAGCCGAGGCGGTCGAGATCGCCAACAACACCCGTTACGGGCTGGCCGCCACGGTGTGGAGCGAGAATGTGAACCTGACGCTGGACATCGCGCCCAAACTGGCCGCGGGCGTGGTCTGGGTGAACGGCACCAACATGTTTGACGCTGCCGCAGGCTTTGGCGGTGTGCGCGAAAGCGGGTTTGGTCGCGAAGGCGGTTGGGAAGGCTTGCAAGCCTATACCAAGCCTCGCGGCAAAACGCTGTCTCTCAAACCTATCGCCGCCTTCCCCGCCCCGAAAGAGGCCAAGGTCGACGCGCTCGACCGCACTGCGAAATTCTATATCGGCGGCAAACAGGCGCGGCCTGATGGCGGCTATAGCAAAGCGGTCTGGTCCAAACAGGGCGACCTTCTGGGTCATGTAGGCGTTGCCAATCGCAAGGACATCCGCAACGCCTTCGAAGCCGCCCATGCGGCGACGAGCTGGTCAAAGACAACGGGCCACTTGCGCGCACAGATCCTCTACTACATCGGTGAAAACCTCTCGGCCCGCGCGGAGGAATTCGCCGCGCGGATCGACGCCATGATGAGCGGACGGAATGGTGCGAAAGAGGTCGGCGCTGCCGTCAGTCGCCTATTCACCTATGCCGCTTGGGCCGACAAATATGATGGTGCTGCTAAGCCCGTCCCAATGCGCGGCGTAGCGCTGGCGATGAACGAGCCTGTCGGCGTGATTGGCGGCTTCTGCCCGGACGATGCTCCCCTTCTGGGGTTCGTGTCCTTGATGGCCCCGGCCATCGCGATGGGCAACCGCGTGGTGCTGGCGGCAAGCGAGCCGTTCCCATTGGCGGCTACCGACTTCTATCAGGTGCTCGACACATCTGACGTGCCGGCGGGCGTCGTGAACATCGTTACCGGAAGCCACGCAGAACTGGCGTCGCCCTTGGCGGGCCACCTTGGTGTGGACGCTGTTTGGGCGCAATCGGGCGCAGACATCTCGGCCATCGTCGAAGGAGAAAGCGCGGGGAACCTGAAACGCAGCTGGGTCAACAATGCGAAAGCGCGGGACTGGTTCGGGGCAGCTGGCGAAGGTCGCGAGTTTCTGACCCATGCGACAGAAGTCAAAACGATCTGGGTGCCTTACGGCGAATAA
- a CDS encoding ATP-binding protein, whose protein sequence is MSLPADLMELREEEIRAHYTAAAGLLEGFDHTPRIAKPKEAPNAERSPGIGRARRFRSTTPGLVTRSTARPEGVHLADRIESADGDDPLISPLQATVLHALRRAIAIALAVGDGFAEQTELAALRRANLEGRLGADKSTAFSELLTAEALIALHVFANATSYLLADHASEASIEVGAVDEVLTDNAPLALNGALWELDQELATFATSEDKLVATVLAFVEQLMEKVALRAQTASHLGPFTSANYRVEADDLTISGFTPARAHRGSTLTMTFKKPNEVVGNHIAKYQAMKLAKMLMAYDFDRKLNPFAELGGFIFTFMGDGKPGTGKTTLIQMMAGLVNDYCTVAGYPFRYQNFGIDNIDSYQGKSGQNAKAFINNVLDPNVIGFGTVDDIDQIAGKRGDRQSSAGQQEVTAVLMESFSGANTVVRGNCTFGMFSNYPENVDDALRQRAGARFLVDGPRTREDYIDILHLLMGKNHDIPLGDHDLYAAQEIKSAVARSFEAHSKPHEAGLMNVFDRVHDKIGGLDDIAKIGTYLKGIQEADERFTGRSIKNITDAVKVRAMDFELPDEWMENPELFLVKDYDTKKAMIAELRVPITTDMVIQEINRYADSEFRYADKSDEAAIEAMVRDFGRQEEAKKRFLGGK, encoded by the coding sequence ATGTCTTTACCCGCTGATTTGATGGAGCTTCGCGAAGAAGAAATCCGTGCACATTACACGGCGGCTGCCGGGCTTCTGGAAGGGTTTGACCACACACCGCGCATTGCAAAACCGAAGGAAGCGCCCAATGCCGAACGTAGCCCAGGCATTGGACGTGCTCGGCGGTTTCGATCCACCACGCCGGGTCTGGTAACGCGGTCAACGGCACGGCCTGAAGGGGTGCATCTGGCGGACCGAATTGAAAGCGCAGACGGGGATGACCCGTTGATTTCTCCGCTTCAGGCGACGGTATTGCACGCGCTACGCCGCGCGATAGCGATTGCGTTGGCTGTCGGTGATGGCTTTGCTGAACAAACCGAACTGGCCGCCCTGCGCCGCGCCAATCTTGAGGGTCGATTGGGGGCTGATAAGTCCACTGCATTTTCAGAGCTTCTGACTGCCGAGGCGCTGATCGCCCTGCATGTATTTGCCAACGCAACGTCTTACTTGCTGGCCGATCACGCCAGTGAGGCGTCGATCGAAGTCGGCGCGGTTGATGAGGTCCTGACCGATAATGCGCCGCTCGCCTTGAACGGAGCGCTGTGGGAGTTGGATCAGGAACTGGCGACATTCGCGACGTCCGAGGATAAGCTGGTCGCAACCGTCTTGGCTTTTGTCGAACAACTGATGGAAAAGGTTGCCCTGCGCGCTCAGACCGCCAGCCATCTTGGCCCATTCACCTCGGCCAATTACCGGGTCGAAGCGGATGACCTGACCATCTCCGGCTTCACACCCGCCCGCGCCCATCGCGGTTCGACACTCACGATGACGTTCAAGAAACCGAACGAGGTTGTTGGCAACCACATCGCGAAATATCAGGCGATGAAGCTGGCCAAGATGCTGATGGCCTATGATTTCGACCGCAAGCTGAACCCGTTTGCCGAACTTGGCGGATTCATCTTCACCTTCATGGGCGATGGCAAGCCGGGCACGGGGAAAACCACGCTGATCCAGATGATGGCCGGCTTGGTCAATGATTATTGCACCGTTGCGGGCTATCCTTTCCGTTATCAGAATTTCGGCATCGACAATATCGACAGCTATCAGGGCAAGTCGGGCCAGAACGCCAAGGCGTTCATCAACAATGTGCTCGACCCCAACGTGATTGGCTTCGGCACCGTGGACGACATCGACCAGATCGCGGGCAAGCGGGGGGATCGTCAGTCCTCGGCGGGCCAGCAAGAGGTCACGGCGGTCCTGATGGAAAGCTTCTCGGGCGCCAACACCGTGGTGCGCGGGAACTGCACCTTCGGCATGTTCTCGAACTATCCCGAGAATGTGGATGACGCCCTTCGTCAACGCGCCGGTGCGCGGTTCCTGGTAGATGGGCCACGGACGCGCGAGGATTACATCGACATCCTGCATCTGCTGATGGGCAAGAACCACGACATCCCGCTGGGCGACCACGACCTGTACGCCGCGCAAGAGATTAAATCGGCGGTCGCCCGGTCGTTCGAGGCGCATAGCAAGCCCCATGAGGCCGGGCTGATGAACGTGTTCGACCGCGTGCATGATAAGATTGGTGGGCTGGACGATATCGCCAAAATCGGCACCTATCTGAAAGGCATTCAGGAGGCGGACGAGCGCTTCACGGGCCGCTCGATCAAGAACATCACCGACGCGGTGAAAGTCCGCGCGATGGACTTTGAGCTGCCCGACGAATGGATGGAGAACCCCGAACTGTTCTTGGTGAAAGACTACGACACCAAGAAAGCGATGATCGCCGAGCTGCGCGTCCCCATCACCACCGACATGGTGATTCAGGAAATCAACCGCTACGCAGATTCAGAGTTCCGCTATGCCGACAAGTCCGACGAAGCCGCGATTGAGGCGATGGTGCGGGACTTCGGCCGTCAGGAAGAGGCGAAGAAGCGGTTTTTGGGGGGGAAGTGA
- a CDS encoding DUF1523 family protein, protein MRRFRIIIRSLIFLILFGVFHYVLPQHDVVRVVNTYQERQDLGDWTRIFWSKPDDQSATLINRDVQFIQTVKKKTYLLGFIRSDAEEVMVYRNEDTGWGWPFYFKFDTANLQTEADDLRSSGESPKWAVMTHYGWRNELISAFPNAVAIRAVASPDVTIIPWFNILFFLVLAIIIGFVRALWRQFRERSIDPALEDAGEAWDAVDERADKARGRFSRWLGSWRGK, encoded by the coding sequence ATGCGCCGATTTCGTATCATCATCCGTAGCCTGATCTTTCTGATCCTGTTCGGCGTGTTTCACTATGTTTTGCCACAGCATGACGTCGTTCGGGTCGTAAACACCTATCAGGAACGGCAGGATCTAGGTGACTGGACCCGGATATTCTGGTCAAAGCCGGATGATCAATCCGCGACTTTGATCAACCGCGATGTTCAGTTTATTCAGACGGTAAAGAAGAAAACCTATCTTCTGGGCTTCATTCGCAGCGATGCGGAAGAAGTCATGGTTTATCGCAATGAAGACACCGGTTGGGGCTGGCCTTTCTATTTCAAGTTCGACACTGCAAATTTGCAGACCGAGGCGGACGACCTTCGATCCTCTGGCGAGAGCCCGAAATGGGCAGTGATGACGCATTACGGGTGGCGCAACGAACTGATTTCAGCCTTCCCCAACGCCGTCGCGATCCGGGCCGTCGCAAGCCCGGATGTCACGATCATTCCTTGGTTCAACATCCTGTTCTTCCTTGTTCTGGCGATCATCATTGGCTTCGTGCGCGCCCTGTGGCGGCAGTTCCGCGAACGCTCGATTGATCCGGCATTGGAAGACGCGGGCGAGGCATGGGACGCCGTGGACGAACGCGCGGACAAGGCGCGGGGCCGGTTCTCGCGCTGGCTCGGGTCTTGGCGCGGGAAGTGA
- the oppB gene encoding oligopeptide ABC transporter permease OppB, with protein MLGFVLRRIAMAVPVILILIIFSFVLMRAAPGGPFTKERALPPVVLENINAKYGLDDPFLVQIGTYLKNILFHFDFGPSFVYQDRTVNQIIADGFPVTLTYGFWTFVFAVLVGGALGIVAALKQNTWIDYLAVGFSIGAQALPNFIMAPILVLVFTLWLGWLPGGGWWGGPGDPNSYTSYLVMPVIALATSYLASIARLTRSSMLEVMNSNFIRTARAKGLPDRTIILRHTLKPALIPVISYLGPAFVGMITGSVVVDMFLSTGGIGKDFVQAALNRDYSVIMGITILVGMLTILFNLVVDVLYAWIDPRIRY; from the coding sequence ATGCTGGGTTTTGTTCTTCGTCGCATCGCGATGGCCGTTCCTGTCATCCTGATCCTGATTATCTTCTCGTTCGTTCTGATGCGTGCTGCGCCAGGTGGGCCGTTCACGAAAGAACGTGCATTGCCACCGGTTGTGTTGGAAAACATCAACGCCAAATACGGGCTTGATGATCCCTTTCTCGTTCAGATCGGTACATATCTGAAAAATATTCTGTTCCATTTCGATTTCGGTCCCAGCTTTGTCTATCAAGACAGAACTGTGAACCAGATCATCGCGGACGGATTCCCGGTTACGCTGACCTACGGGTTCTGGACCTTCGTTTTCGCCGTTCTAGTCGGGGGTGCGCTGGGCATCGTCGCGGCCTTAAAGCAGAACACGTGGATTGACTATCTGGCGGTCGGGTTCTCAATCGGGGCGCAGGCTTTGCCCAACTTCATTATGGCACCCATTCTTGTTCTGGTTTTCACCTTGTGGCTAGGTTGGCTGCCAGGTGGCGGCTGGTGGGGAGGTCCGGGTGATCCGAATTCCTATACCTCCTATCTCGTCATGCCCGTCATCGCTCTGGCGACGTCCTATCTAGCGTCGATTGCGCGACTTACGCGTTCATCAATGCTGGAGGTGATGAACTCAAATTTCATCCGAACAGCGCGGGCTAAGGGTCTGCCGGATCGAACAATCATCTTGCGTCACACGCTGAAGCCGGCGCTGATCCCTGTGATCTCGTATCTCGGACCGGCCTTTGTTGGCATGATCACCGGGTCGGTGGTGGTTGACATGTTCCTGTCGACAGGCGGCATCGGGAAAGATTTTGTGCAGGCTGCATTAAACCGCGATTACTCGGTGATCATGGGTATCACGATCCTTGTCGGCATGCTGACGATCCTGTTCAACTTGGTTGTGGACGTGCTTTATGCATGGATCGACCCACGGATCCGGTACTAG